From one Bradyrhizobium sp. Ash2021 genomic stretch:
- a CDS encoding phosphoenolpyruvate carboxykinase: MQETGVHNGAFGADKFGLKNLGGVNWNFGAPQLYEHALRAGEAVVSADGALCADTGVFTGRSPKDKFTVRDATTDKNMWWAGNQSITSDQFATLYADFLKHAEGMTLFAQDLYGGADPSHRIKTRVFTELAWHSLFIRTLLIRPEASELESFVPELTIIDLPSFRADPKRHGCKSENVVAIDFARKIVLIGGSYYAGEMKKSVFTTLNYYLPEKGVMPMHCSANVGPDGDSAIFFGLSGTGKTTLSADPKRTLIGDDEHGWGEDGIFNFEGGCYAKCIKLSKEAEPEIYAASKRFGAVLENVVLDQNTRVPDFDDGSKTENTRSAYPLDFIPNASRTGRAGHPKNVVMLAADAFGVMPPIAKLTPAQAMYHFLSGYTAKVAGTERGLGSEPQPEFSTCFGSPFLPRDPSVYGNLLRELIAKHNVDCWLVNTGWTGGKYGTGRRMPIKATRALLTAALDGSLRSADFRTDKYFGFAVPTSLPGVEPHILDPIKTWADKAEFDKTARALVGMFQKNFAKFESQVDAEVRAAAPEVKLAAE; this comes from the coding sequence GTGCATAACGGTGCCTTTGGCGCCGACAAATTCGGCTTAAAAAATCTTGGGGGCGTGAACTGGAACTTTGGCGCGCCCCAGCTGTACGAGCACGCGCTGCGTGCGGGCGAAGCCGTGGTCTCGGCCGATGGCGCGCTCTGCGCCGATACCGGCGTGTTCACCGGCCGCAGCCCGAAGGACAAGTTCACGGTTCGGGACGCCACCACCGACAAGAACATGTGGTGGGCCGGCAACCAGTCGATCACCTCGGACCAGTTCGCCACGCTTTACGCCGACTTCCTCAAGCACGCCGAAGGCATGACGCTGTTCGCGCAGGATCTCTATGGCGGCGCCGACCCGAGCCACCGCATCAAGACCCGCGTCTTTACCGAACTCGCCTGGCACTCGCTGTTCATCCGCACGCTGCTGATCCGCCCCGAGGCGTCGGAACTTGAAAGCTTCGTGCCGGAACTGACCATCATCGACCTGCCGAGCTTCCGCGCCGATCCCAAACGTCACGGCTGCAAATCCGAGAACGTCGTCGCGATCGATTTCGCCCGCAAGATCGTCCTGATCGGCGGGTCTTATTATGCCGGCGAGATGAAGAAGAGCGTGTTCACGACGCTGAACTATTATCTGCCCGAAAAGGGCGTGATGCCGATGCACTGCTCGGCCAATGTCGGCCCCGATGGCGACAGCGCGATCTTCTTTGGCCTGTCCGGCACCGGCAAGACCACGCTCTCGGCCGATCCCAAGCGCACGCTGATCGGCGACGACGAGCATGGCTGGGGCGAGGACGGCATCTTCAATTTCGAAGGCGGCTGCTACGCCAAATGCATCAAGCTGTCGAAGGAAGCCGAGCCCGAGATCTACGCCGCCAGCAAGCGCTTTGGCGCGGTGCTGGAAAACGTGGTGCTCGACCAGAACACCCGCGTGCCTGACTTCGACGACGGTTCGAAGACCGAGAACACCCGTTCGGCCTATCCGCTCGACTTCATCCCGAACGCCTCGCGGACCGGCCGCGCCGGTCACCCGAAGAACGTGGTGATGCTGGCGGCCGACGCCTTTGGCGTGATGCCGCCGATCGCGAAATTGACGCCGGCGCAGGCGATGTATCACTTCCTGTCCGGCTACACCGCAAAGGTCGCCGGCACCGAACGCGGCTTGGGCTCCGAGCCGCAGCCGGAATTCTCGACCTGCTTCGGCTCGCCGTTCCTGCCGCGCGACCCTTCCGTCTACGGCAACCTGCTGCGCGAATTGATCGCCAAACACAATGTCGACTGCTGGCTGGTCAACACCGGCTGGACCGGCGGCAAATACGGCACCGGCCGCCGCATGCCGATCAAGGCGACGCGGGCGCTGTTGACCGCAGCGCTCGACGGCTCGCTGCGATCAGCCGATTTCCGCACCGACAAGTACTTTGGCTTTGCGGTGCCGACCTCGCTGCCCGGCGTCGAGCCGCACATCCTCGATCCCATCAAGACCTGGGCCGACAAGGCCGAGTTCGACAAGACCGCCCGCGCGCTGGTCGGCATGTTCCAGAAGAACTTTGCCAAGTTCGAATCCCAGGTCGACGCCGAAGTCCGCGCCGCCGCACCCGAAGTGAAACTCGCGGCGGAGTGA